A genomic region of Oryza glaberrima chromosome 1, OglaRS2, whole genome shotgun sequence contains the following coding sequences:
- the LOC127758406 gene encoding probable calcium-binding protein CML31, with protein MVVASAASPCESSALFAAFDHDGDGRISAAELRLCMKATLGEEVSDEEAGQLVASVDADGDGLLCEAEFVRLVQAAEVEEEDERRGTGLREAFGMYEMEGEGCITPTSLRRMLRRLGSDQDIDDCRAMICRFDLNGDGVLSFDEFKIMMNA; from the coding sequence ATGGTTGTTGCATCAGCAGCATCGCCGTGCGAGTCCAGTGCGTTGTTCGCGGCGTtcgaccacgacggcgacggcaggatCTCCGCGGCGGAGCTGCGGCTGTGCATGAAGGCGACGCTCGGGGAGGAGGTGTCGGACGAGGAGGCGGGGCAGCTGGTGGCGTCGGTGGACGCGGACGGCGACGGGCTGCTGTGCGAGGCGGAGTTCGTGCGGCTGGtgcaggcggcggaggtggaggaggaagacgagcggCGGGGCACCGGCCTCCGGGAGGCGTTCGGCATGTACGAGATGGAAGGGGAAGGGTGCATCACGCCGACGAGCCTCAGGCGGATGCTGCGCCGGCTGGGCTCCGACCAGGACATCGACGACTGCCGCGCCATGATCTGCAGGTTCGATCtcaacggcgacggcgtcctcaGCTTCGACGAGTTCAAGATCATGATGAACGCCTAA